The Verrucomicrobium spinosum DSM 4136 = JCM 18804 DNA segment TCCAGAAACGGGTCATCCAGAGGGGTGAAAGGCTTCATCACCGCATAACCGGTAAGACCAAGCCGGAGATGGCTGACCACATGGGCGACCTCATCCTTCCTGCTGACCCTGTATTCTTGCGCCGCCCGGGAGGCGAAGGCCTCCAGCCCCTTCTCTCCAGACCTCACGAGTATGACATACTCCGCTGAGTCGTTCTTTGGATCGGCACCATGATCAATCCAAGCTGTCGTGAAAAGCCCCTTCGTCTCTTTGGAGGCGGACTCATCCATCGAGACCTGCTCCATCCTGGTTACCACCACCTTCTGTCCCGCAGGAACATAGTAGCCGTTGTCAGCCGCATCAATGAGGACAGCCGCCTCCGCTCCAGACAGCGTCTCCCCACGGTGCAATCCTGCAATCGGCCTCCCCTGGACATAGGTGGAGTGCTCTGCGGATGGAAGCGCCGTCTGGAACAGGTGGGTGCCCACAGCATGAACGCCGTCACCGTCCCGGATGTTTGAGGTCAGCATCACAATCTGCTCATCAAAGAAAAATGACGACTTGATGGCACGAAGCGGCTTCACACGCCGGTCAGGCGCAACCTCTGAATAATCCATCGCAAAAACTCCATGCCTTCCTTCCAGGGTGACTCCGCCGACGAAGCCCGCATCGCTGTAGGGCCGGTTGAAGCTACGCCCCACAGTGTCCATCTCCAGCATTTCACTGACGGCAAGGTATCGCGTCGTCGTGCCCGGGACGCGGCACCAGTCCCAGCCCTGCCTTGCGTAGCCGCTGTCCGCAGCATTTACGAAAGGCTGGCCCGATGAATAGATCAGGATGCTGGCCGATCCATCGTGAAATCCAAACACATTTTCCTGCCGGGGATAGTTGCGATCATCCGTGAGGGACCTTTCAAATGCCCACCAGTAGCGGCTGTGCCCTTTGATGCTCACCATCCAGTTGTCACGGCGGTGAATTTCCAACGGCCCGTAGTTGAATGACCAATGGCCCTGCGGATCCTTTTCCGCGCCAGTCTTTCTGGCGGACTCCAGCGTCCGTATGAAATGCGAGATCGCGCCCGGCCCCGGCGGCACTTCATTGCGTGACGATCCGAAAGGCCGCCGCCCCAGAGGGCCATTCATGAACTCAGTATCTGCCAAACGTGCAAGGATGGCCTGGAATGTCGCCTGCCTCGGGTGGCGCATGTCCGCAAGATAGCCGTAGCTCAGCATAATCTCCGGGATCGACGAAAAATGGGAAAAACGCCCGCCGAGAGCCTGATGCATGTCATACTTCTGCGACACGATTCTCAACGTCTCCAGGCCATGCGCAATGTTGGCAACGGTTCCCTCTGTGAGGGCAAAGCCTGTGTCACGCATCAACCACGCCGCAAAGGCCGTTTGGGCCAGCGCGTTCGCGCCGTATCCACTCGGATAGACCCCGCGGTGATGAAAACAGAGCCCGTCCGGCTTCAGTGTGTCCAGGGCGTTGGACTCCGCAAGCATGGACCGATCCAGCTGGTGCTTCAGCCAGGCCAGCCGGTTGACATTGCCCTCAGCCAAGGCTGCGGGCAGGCTCAAATTGAGTACTACCCTCAATCCGTCAGCCTCGAGATAGCCTGCTCTGAGATCTCCGGTCTTCTCGCCATGGCTCTCGATCTCCCAGCAGGTTGCCAGGGTCCGCTCCAGGCGGCCTGTAGCCCGCAACTCGTCCCTCATGAGGAATGCGGCGATGGCATAGCCAGACATTCGCAGGTTGAAGTCCACGATCATCGCCTGGTCCGCCGCCGGGTTCTTTATCTGCGCGGCTTTCCACGGCAGTTGCATCGGTTTTCGGAAGCCTCTTTCATGCAGCCGGTCGAACGTCTTAAAGAGTGCCGCCTTCACCTTTTCGTCATGATAGTAAGGGTTGGGCCGCCGCTCACTCC contains these protein-coding regions:
- a CDS encoding polysaccharide lyase family 8 super-sandwich domain-containing protein, which codes for MKHIACCLVAALMLLGKLSAANMEDLDVLRGRYLEWVLEGTVSPYETPYGELRLSSATRAVKNALLQADIPGPAAKETSLYNTVKKGPDEAELRSLITEVLPTLSIAYHLKGSERRPNPYYHDEKVKAALFKTFDRLHERGFRKPMQLPWKAAQIKNPAADQAMIVDFNLRMSGYAIAAFLMRDELRATGRLERTLATCWEIESHGEKTGDLRAGYLEADGLRVVLNLSLPAALAEGNVNRLAWLKHQLDRSMLAESNALDTLKPDGLCFHHRGVYPSGYGANALAQTAFAAWLMRDTGFALTEGTVANIAHGLETLRIVSQKYDMHQALGGRFSHFSSIPEIMLSYGYLADMRHPRQATFQAILARLADTEFMNGPLGRRPFGSSRNEVPPGPGAISHFIRTLESARKTGAEKDPQGHWSFNYGPLEIHRRDNWMVSIKGHSRYWWAFERSLTDDRNYPRQENVFGFHDGSASILIYSSGQPFVNAADSGYARQGWDWCRVPGTTTRYLAVSEMLEMDTVGRSFNRPYSDAGFVGGVTLEGRHGVFAMDYSEVAPDRRVKPLRAIKSSFFFDEQIVMLTSNIRDGDGVHAVGTHLFQTALPSAEHSTYVQGRPIAGLHRGETLSGAEAAVLIDAADNGYYVPAGQKVVVTRMEQVSMDESASKETKGLFTTAWIDHGADPKNDSAEYVILVRSGEKGLEAFASRAAQEYRVSRKDEVAHVVSHLRLGLTGYAVMKPFTPLDDPFLDRADAPCLLMTRKDPQGGVNISVCHPDLAWTKGLQYGKWNQQGDAEPMSPVATPVTLTLKGKWQVEAPEGGLRSQVDAMGHTVVTVPCADARSVEFHLRPAE